A portion of the Melitaea cinxia chromosome 1, ilMelCinx1.1, whole genome shotgun sequence genome contains these proteins:
- the LOC123657681 gene encoding trypsin, alkaline C-like, translated as MRAALLLVGLSLAAIAAANPQRIVGGSVTTIDRYPFGVSLLYSWTGIGNYIQECGGTIVNNRAILTAAHCLMGDPPNRWRSRVGSTYANSGGVVHTTSRIIRHSGFNRRTVDNDVAIIQIVGSFSFNNNVRAAAIAGPNYGPADNSPVWAIGWGRTRSGGGTRSEQLRHVQMWTVNQAVCRSRYQSISRTVTDNMLCSGHLDVGGRDTCQFDSGGPLIHNNVIIGITSWGEGCGLPRFPGVSTRVSRYTSWIQTHSES; from the exons ATGAGGGCTGCTCTCTTACTAGTGGGTTTAAGCTTAGCTGCCATTGCag ctgCGAATCCGCAAAGAATCGTTGGAGGTTCAGTCACAACTATTGATAGGTACCCATTCGGTGTTTCTCTTCTGTACTCATGGACTGGAATAGGAAATTATATACAAGAGTGTGGTGGAACCATAGTAAATAACAGAGCTATTCTCACTGCTGCACATTGTTTGAT ggGAGATCCTCCTAATCGCTGGCGTTCTCGAGTTGGGTCCACTTATGCAAATAGTGGTGGCGTTGTTCACACGACCAGCAGAATCATCCGTCATTCCGGTTTCAACAGACGCACTGTAGACAATGATGTTGCTATAATACAAATTGTCGGTTCCTTCTCCTTTAACAACAACGTTCGTGCAGCTGCCATAGCAGGTCCCAACTATGGCCCCGCTGACAACTCACCCGTTTGGGCAATTGGGTGGGGAAGAACTAGA AGTGGTGGCGGTACCCGTTCCGAACAGCTTCGCCATGTCCAAATGTGGACTGTTAACCAGGCAGTATGCAGAAGTCGTTATCAATCAATCAGTCGCACGGTCACCGATAATATGCTGTGCTCTGGCCATCTCGATGTCGGAGGTCGCGATACGTGCCAGTTCGACTCTGGTGGTCCTCTGATCCATAATAATGTTATCATCGGCATCACGTCCTGGGGTGAGGGATGCGGTCTCCCTCGTTTTCCTGGTGTCAGTACTCGCGTTTCCCGCTACACAAGCTGGATTCAAACCCATTCTGAATCTTAA
- the LOC123657693 gene encoding trypsin CFT-1-like, whose product MAIVNSQPSMRVMGGSLTTIQSYPYVTSLLRSTNLVTYVQTCAGTILTTRSIMSAAHCFIFDQTNNWRIRAGSSSAHSGGTVYYVNQIIIHKNFDLRTYDSNIAILRTASPISIVTNTVHVATIPSSIYNLPDNQAVWAVGWGTTSYGGSKSEQLRHVQIWTVNQQQCANSYRNIGFNVTSNMLCAGWFGVGGRDQCQNDAGGPLIHNSVVVGISSWGYQCGLPFYPGINTRVSRFTPWIQQNA is encoded by the exons ATGGCTATAGTTAATT CGCAGCCTTCAATGAGGGTAATGGGCGGATCACTCACCACCATCCAGTCATACCCTTACGTGACTTCGCTACTTCGCTCCACAAACCTAGTTACTTATGTTCAAACTTGTGCCGGCACTATTCTCACAACCAGATCCATTATGTCTGCTGCACACTGttttat ATTTGATCAAACAAATAACTGGCGTATAAGAGCTGGATCAAGTTCAGCCCACAGTGGAGGTACTGTTTATTATGTCAACCAAATCATAATTCACAAAAATTTTGATCTTCGGACATATGACAGCAATATAGCTATACTTCGTACTGCATCACCTATTAGCATTGTTACAAATACAGTACACGTGGCAACTATACCTAGCTCTATCTATAACTTACCCGACAATCAAGCTGTTTGGGCAGTAGGATGGGGAACTACTTCG TATGGAGGTTCTAAGTCAGAGCAGTTACGTCACGTACAGATCTGGACAGTAAATCAGCAGCAGTGCGCTAATTCCTATAGAAATATCGGGTTCAATGTTACATCTAACATGCTCTGCGCTGGTTGGTTTGGCGTTGGAGGCCGTGATCAATGCCAGAACGACGCCGGTGGTCCTCTCATCCACAATTCCGTAGTTGTCGGTATCAGCTCATGGGGCTATCAATGCGGGCTCCCTTTTTATCCTGGTATAAATACCCGAGTCAGCCGATTCACTCCATGGATTCAGCAAAATgcttaa